The Colletotrichum higginsianum IMI 349063 chromosome 2, whole genome shotgun sequence genome has a segment encoding these proteins:
- a CDS encoding STE like transcription factor, with the protein MYSQHAAAGMAPQKPETFMLSTEAQQALPHDAQVALQQVDNLKYFLISAPVDWQPDQYIRRFLLPTGEYVSCVLWNNLFHISGTDIVRCLSFRFQAFGRPVKNSKKFEEGIFSDLRNLKSGTDASLEEPKSPFLDFLYKNNCIRTQKKQKVFYWYSVPHDRLFLDALERDLKREKMGQEATTVAVSEPALSFQYDSSQSLYEQLTKAQQANSSSFNAQQVTFSQSQSTSPIMRPMDNMPPPQMIPQSVAPMSDGMEAMVPYGAMGMPQQMPPQQMVKREPDYGRVQYNQNGVPITQGHQRHASMPAYGLEYSPAPSFVSSQYEDYSNRGISFEPITPPQQALGMAAEPAYIANEETGLYTAIPDHMGGNVNGLNGMIQLPPSNLAGPQFSRAYGSNNVYSVIEGSPTYKQRRRRSSIPPMSAIAAATVHAAAQQQQQQQHQQHQHQQHQHRHSDPRRSVSASVGPVAEGDESADNSPPGLAYSSSAMSMVSQQHKEMLDLSRHGTPLSTVEGSPALNPMSLQQQDYSHLQHDDMSGDGSMGGAPRPGMQGPNGVVRRARSATVMELGPYPQKSHSCPIPTCGRLFKRLEHLKRHVRTHTQERPYICPYCSKAFSRSDNLAQHKRTHDRGENGEAALNFSGEEEEEYSGEDQLGSLEEASPNSENAYVTASLNSVANGSTPPTSNGMAQSFNSLQTLSMPMTISQPTVNASAIM; encoded by the exons ATGTATTCACAGCATGCCGCCGCGGGCATGGCCCCCCAAAAACCAGAGACCTTTATGCTGAGCACCGAGGCCCAGCAAGCATTGCCCCATGACGCTCAGGTTGCTCTGCAGCAGGTTGATAATC TGAAATACTTCCTCATTTCTGCACCCGTCGACTGGCAGCCCGACCAGTACATCCGCAGATTCCTCCTGCCTACAGGCGAATACGTCTCGTGTGTGCTCTGGAACAACCTCTTCCACATCTCCGGAACAGACATTGTCAGGTGTCTCTCTTTCAGATTCCAAGCCTTTGGCCGGCCGGTCAAAAACTCCAAGAAGTTCGAGGAGGGCATCTTCTCCGACTTAAGAAACCTGAAGTCGGGAACTGATGCCTCTCTCGAAGAGCCCAAGAGCcccttccttgacttccttTACAAGAACAACTGCATCCGGACACAAAAGAAGCAGAAGGTCTTCTACTGGTACAGCGTGCCCCACGACAGACTCTttcttgacgccctcgagcggGATCTGAAGCGCGAGAAGATGGGCCAGGAAGccaccaccgtcgccgtcagcgAACCCGCTCTGTCGTTCCAGTACGACTCGTCTCAGTCGCTCTACGAGCAGCTCACCAAGGCCCAGCAGGCCAACTCGTCCTCCTTCAACGCCCAGCAGGTGACTTTCTCTCAGTCCCAGTCCACCTCTCCCATCATGCGCCCCATGGACAACATGCCGCCACCGCAAATGATCCCCCAATCCGTAGCCCCTATGTCGGACGGCATGGAAGCCATGGTGCCGTACGGAGCGATGGGCATGCCCCAGCAGATGCCCCCGCAGCAAATGGTCAAGAGGGAGCCCGACTACGGTCGCGTTCAGTACAACCAGAACGGTGTGCCTATCACCCAGGGCCACCAGAGACACGCCTCGATGCCCGCCTACGGCCTTGAGTACTCCCCCGCTCCGTCGTTCGTCTCTTCTCAGTACGAGGACTACAGCAACCGGGGCATTTCCTTCGAGCCCATCACGCCGCCTCAGCAAGCTCTGGGCATGGCCGCCGAGCCTGCCTACATTGCTAACGAGGAGACAGGCCTGTACACTGCCATCCCCGACCACATGGGTGGCAACGTTAACGGTCTCAACGGCATGATTCAGCTTCCGCCCTCGAACCTAGCTGGCCCTCAATTCTCGAGAGCCTACGGCTCGAACAACGTCTATTCTGTCATTGAAGGATCCCCGACATACAAGCAGAGAAGACGGCGTTCGTCCATCCCTCCAATGTCGGCCATTGCCGCTGCCACTGTCCACGCCGCTgcgcaacagcaacaacaacaacaacaccagcagcaccagcaccagcagcaccagcacaGACATTCGGATCCCCGGCGGTCGGTCTCTGCATCGGTCGGCCCTGTGGCTGAAGGCGACGAGTCTGCAGACAACTCCCCACCCGGTCTTGCCTACAGCAGCTCCGCCATGTCCATGGTAAGCCAGCAGCATAAGGAGATGCTCGACCTGTCCCGGCACGGCACCCCGCTGTCCACTGTCGAGGGCAGCCCCGCTCTCAACCCTATGTCCCTCCAGCAGCAAGACTACTCCCACCTCCAGCACGATGACATGTCCGGTGACGGTTCTATGGGCGGCGCTCCGCGTCCTGGCATGCAGGGCCCTAACGGCGTCGTCCGCAGAGCCCGCTCCGCGACTGTCATGGAACTTGGACCCTACCCCCAAAAGTCCCACTCCTGCCCTATCCCCACGTGTGGCCGCCTCTTCAAGCGTCTCGAGCACCTCAAGCG ACACGTGAGAACACATACACAAGAAAGACCCTACATCTGCCCTTATTGTAGCAAGGCATTCTCCAGATCAGACAACCTAGCACA ACACAAGCGTACTCATGACCGTGGCGAGAACGGCGAGGCTGCTCTGAACTTctccggcgaggaggaggaagagtaCTCTGGCGAAGACCAGCTCGGCTCCCTCGAGGAGGCCTCACCCAACTCGGAGAACGCCTACGTCACCGCTTCGCTCAACAGCGTTGCCAACGGCTCAACACCGCCGACGTCCAACGGCATGGCCCAGTCGTTCAACAGCTTGCAGACTCTCAGCATGCCGATGACAATTAGTCAACCGACAGTGAACGCGAGCGCCATTATGTGA
- a CDS encoding PH domain-containing protein, producing MASSEEPVHPLRISKGSSTPGSPPAAKANTGIPRPLSELSPSDHRRNSPSWKQPSKKMTLNTDSSPFQSSPLETTTSPRLFWQKRNLDSISTENSGLYGGRHGSPSPTRRTSIERLQRASRVKNSNILALEQKQEYDPARVPQVERPLAKHQGSSFDGTTTIINGLRSSDSLNRGIGHQRNNSKSNIPIYSPAPSPTKTATPMQATPSNPPRSPGKEQGSSPIKSSLSRSNFKSSFDPETGTWSADTSFDDRELPSGKSLHRHAKSVTFDAAPPQINEYEMATPDISSIGSNSREGSFESMEDEDEEDGHYHFGDHDMEGDSFDASLEDTDKTPVVGPDDWRQSAERMEDPFEGSPMPDALPPRLGRPEHTRSDSSASDHRPLPPLPGMSSPARSESRSSPGLSATAERMIGAHRSLPSPPPAATSKTEIQSIGNGKMTLEERLKLMMLSDDHKSANEQQRERRLRRGTQRDRIQSPASDSETAESSMLSLEADEADDTIGDISALEDYELPTRISRESIMRRVNGGNDDQGVDYFSSPAASSSPERPSPERRLPLPLDPDVPIPSTEDSILDDVSELSDEGSVIIHRDEASDAETESITDLYARSDIDENDADSASHYSDGPARVPEVTHVGDKEVLTPRAASPVYQSFDMASEIRPLELKSDKAGNVSDQEADTAADASVKEPTPEPEVTQIFEPEADSEAESMIEPEAAKESSPHVDAATSLDTPPGRKHSLPELKDDGKDNEFSKGLQSFMLPPPPEPSAQEVEELQPPPKMTDMQAQMQRPSTPKHLSKPDYDGSGWGDPEDEYDEEPGTPESVIHRPMSSDEEEESEIFDEPPMESPAIPERQATIKASGSKLKTRPSNTPSDIIAMREARRQVSREVPDIPAIPERHRNRLSRDLQGEPTIPDEDLVMKRHSSFNKRSLTLDLDFGLSLDQDFDRVIEAQKVAFSQQVHDSSHIASGGPSRQASRPAVATSKVKVDQAGARSLNANTKNQRGYLMRQNTKVVTASDKESSDMWKTRSAGNSPVKAERPQSWTVEPWNGRPRQKSVRRRPQTSGPVPPMPGQESNAQPLNPLAEEDLNPELATEESGERGRLFVKVLGVKDLDLPIPRNERTWFSLTLDNGVHCVTTAWLELARNAPVGQEFELVVPNDLEFQLTLNVKLEKPLPKKVIVQSPTKASKPKTSTFSRVFASPKKRKEMEMRQREEEERLAAEQQKAAQARQMKVAPTAWDLLSPLAAEDGSFARSYVCLKEHESRCYGRPYVVDVACFNEWATEEAAFASSVKSKRGNTAVVRRAPYKIGKLELQLLFVPRPKGSAEEDMPKSMNSCIRELKAAEERLAKNWEGHLSQQGGDCPYWRRRYFKLVGHKLTAYHEATRQPRATINLANAKRLIDDRRALTEKETTGKGGRRRRSAFAEEEEGYMFVEEGFRIRFNNGETIDFYADTAEDKAGWLQALTDLVGRGDSDDEVSGPRKPGKWHDGVWALLWMAAEEDPEIVWGGGFLGAAEAAAAAAATTHERKHPPHLAAKPKCMGHQLGEGKGFSETIDWVETGANPDYLSVNWEAGGGGAFAVIPLGETGKVPDQIPLFRGHTATVLDTDWNPFNDRVIASGSEDGKVFIWQVPENFTLYTDAEEPADVSPVGKLAGHSRKVGQVQFNPAAENILASASGDFTIKLWDINSGSSTHTLKHNDIVQSLSWNASGSMLVTTSRDKKIRVWDVRAEKPVHEAPGHPGAKNSRAVWMGEHNRFATAGFSRMSERQLALWEPGRNEPIGGFSMLDSISGVIMPFWDDGSNCLYLAGKGDGNIRYYEYENDKFEYLSEYKSAEPQRGIAFVPRRGINVHENEVMRAYKTVNDTYIEPISFTVPRRAETFQSDIFPPASGLKPAVSAKEWLEGKEGIPTKIDLESVYEGTAPKEVASDYKPPVIASAPTPAAKPAPKPAPAPEPTPVARSPPPSMKEQQASISSMASKFKDNEPAELEDDDDDNSSFEEVQRPAQRAAAPAAASVPVRVEPAKIPPPIKAVSPPQIKSPPAQQSPVKPASANSPASSTHIESSLDQIRQMLEQQTKLINKQNDKISQLSAEVEGLKRKVNAGGSQDQSERIRQLELELEAARS from the exons ATGGCTTCATCTGAAGAACCT GTGCACCCGTTGCGCATCTCCAAGGGTAGCAGCACTCCGGGATCGCCCCCTGCCGCCAAAGCGAACACGGGCATCCCTCGTCCCCTTTCAGAGCTTTCTCCTTCGGACCACAGAAGGAACTCGCCCAGCTGGAAGCAACCATCCAAG AAAATGACTCTCAACACCGACTCCTCCCCATTCCAGTCGTCCCCGCTGGAGACCACCACATCGCCCAGGCTCTTCTGGCAGAAGCGCAACCTCGACTCCATCAGCACAGAGAACAGCGGTTTGTACGGCGGACGCCACGGCTCGCCTTCGCCCACTCGCCGCACCTCCATCGAGCGCCTACAGAGGGCTTCTCGCGTCAAGAATAGCaacatcctcgccctcgagcagaAGCAGGAATACGACCCTGCCAGAGTGCCCCAAGTCGAGCGCCCTCTAGCTAAGCATCAGGGGAGCTCGTTCGACGGAACAACAACCATCATCAATGGCCTCCGATCCTCCGATTCTCTGAACAGAGGCATCGGTCACCAGCGCAACAACAGCAAGTCGAACATCCCCATCTACAGCCCGGCCCCGAGCCCGACCAAGACCGCCACACCAATGCAGGCCACCCCTTCCAACCCGCCTCGCAGCCCCGGCAAGGAGCAGGGCTCGTCTCCGATCAAGTCGTCCCTCTCTAGGAGCAATTTCAAGAGCAGTTTCGACCCCGAGACCGGTACCTGGTCGGCCGATACCTCGTTTGATGACCGCGAGCTTCCTTCCGGCAAGTCACTTCACCGACACGCCAAGAGTGTCACCTTTGATGCCGCCCCCCCTCAGATCAACGAGTATGAGATGGCCACTCCGGACATTTCCTCCATCGGATCCAACTCGCGCGAAGGCAGCTTCGAGTCcatggaggacgaggacgaagaggacggcCACTATCACTTTGGAGACCACGACATGGAGGGCGATAGCTTTGACGCGTCGCTGGAAGACACGGACAAGACGCCAGTCGTTGGCCCCGACGACTGGAGACAGTCCGCCGAGCGCATGGAGGACCCGTTCGAGGGAAGCCCGATGCCCGATGCTCTTCCCCCGCGTCTTGGTCGCCCAGAACACACGCGATCCGACTCTTCCGCCTCGGACCACCGGCCCCTGCCCCCTCTTCCTGGCATGAGCTCTCCCGCTCGCAGCGAGTCCCGCTCCTCGCCGGGTCTATCTGCCACCGCGGAGAGGATGATTGGCGCTCATCGCAGCCTgccgtcgcctccgccggcggccacgagCAAGACTGAGATCCAGAGCatcggcaacggcaagatGACTCTCGAGGAGAGATTGAAGCTCATGATGCTCTCGGATGACCACAAGTCCGCCAACGAGCAGCAGAGAGagcgccgccttcgtcggGGCACCCAGCGCGACAGAATCCAGAGCCCTGCCTCAGATtccgagacggccgagtcAAGCATGCTctccctcgaggccgacgaggctgATGATACCATTGGCGACATCTCAGCCCTCGAGGACTACGAACTGCCTACTCGAATTTCTCGCGAGTCCATCATGCGCCGCGTCAACGGTGGCAACGATGATCAAGGAGTCGACTAtttctcgtcgccggcggccagctcgagTCCTGAGCGGCCGAGCCCTGAGCGCCGCCTTCCTCTGCCTCTCGACCCGGACGTTCCCATACCTTCCACTGAAGACTCGATTCTGGATGATGTCTCCGAGCTCAGCGACGAGGGCAGCGTCATCATCCACCGCGACGAGGCCTCAGATGCCGAGACCGAGTCCATCACAGACCTCTACGCGCGGTCTGACATTGACGAGAACGACGCGGATTCTGCCAGCCACTATTCGGATGGACCGGCTCGCGTGCCCGAGGTCACACATGTCGGCGACAAGGAGGTCCTCACCCCCCGTGCTGCGAGCCCGGTCTACCAGTCCTTCGACATGGCATCGGAGATACGACCTTTGGAGCTCAAGTCAGACAAGGCTGGCAACGTGTCCGACCAGGAGgccgacaccgccgccgatgctTCCGTCAAGGAACCCACGCCGGAGCCCGAGGTCACGCAGATTTTCGAGCCAGAGGCTGATTCCGAGGCCGAGTCTATGATCGAACCCGAGGCCGCGAAAGAGTCATCGCCACACGTGGACGCTGCTACGTCTCTCGACACTCCACCTGGGCGCAAGCACAGCCTTCCCGAACTGAAGGATGACGGCAAGGACAACGAGTTTTCCAAGGGTCTGCAGTCGTTCatgttgccgccgcctccggaGCCTTCCGCACAAGAGGTGGAGGAGCTccagccgccgcccaagaTGACGGATATGCAGGCTCAAATGCAGCGGCCCTCCACTCCCAAGCATCTCTCCAAGCCCGACTACGATGGCTCTGGATGGGGCGACCCGGAGGATGAATATGATGAGGAGCCCGGTACGCCCGAATCCGTTATTCATCGTCCGATGTCctccgacgaggaagaggagtcGGAGATCTTTGACGAGCCGCCCATGGAGTCGCCCGCGATCCCCGAGCGACAAGCAACCATCAAAGCCTCTGGTTCCAAGTTGAAGACGAGACCATCTAACACGCCTTCTGACATCATTGCCATGAGAGAAGCCCGGCGCCAAGTTAGTCGCGAGGTGCCTGACATTCCAGCCATTCCCGAGCGCCACCGCAACAGACTCTCGAGGGATCTACAGGGAGAGCCCACCATCCCCGATGAAGACCTGGTGATGAAGCGCCACTCGAGCTTCAACAAGCGCAGCCTGACATTGGATCTTGACTTTGGCCTCAGTCTCGATCAGGATTTCGACCGGGTTATTGAGGCACAAAAGGTTGCTTTTTCTCAACAAGTACATGATTCTTCTCATATCGCGAGTGGGGGCCCGAGCAGACAAGCGTCCAGGCCGGCTGTCGCCACGAGCAAAGTCAAAGTCGATCAAGCAGGAGCGAGGTCACTGAATGCTAACACGAAGAACCAGCGCGGTTATCTCATGCGACAAAACACAAAGGTCGTCACGGCGAGCGACAAGGAATCCTCCGACATGTGGAAGACTCGATCAGCCGGCAACTCCCCGGTCAAGGCGGAACGTCCTCAATCGTGGACAGTCGAGCCCTGGAATGGTAGGCCCAGGCAGAAGAGCGTCAGGCGCCGTCCCCAGACCAGCGGGCCGGTTCCGCCTATGCCCGGCCAGGAGAGCAACGCACAACCTCTCAACCccttggccgaggaggacctgAATCCTGAACTGGCCACCGAGGAGAGCGGCGAGCGCGGCCGTCTCTTCGTCAAGGTTCTTGGAGTCAAGGACCTCGACCTTCCCATCCCCAGAA ACGAGCGCACCTGGTTTAGCCTTACTCTCGACAACGGCGTTCATTGTGTGACGACGGCCTGGCTCGAGCTGGCGCGCAACGCGCCCGTTGGCCAGGAGTTTGAGCTTGTCGTGCCGAACGACTTGGAGTTTCAGCTCACTCTCAACGTCAAGCTAGAGAAGCCCCTGCCCAAGAAGGTCATCGTGCAATCTCCTACTAAGGCTAGCAAGCCCAAGACGTCTACCTTTAGCAGGGTGTTCGCGTCAcccaagaagcgcaaggagatggagatgcgCCAGCgtgaggaggaagagcgcCTGGCGGCTGAGCAGCAGAAGGCAGCGCAGGCCAGGCAGATGAAGGTTGCGCCCACGGCCTGGGACCTGCTGTCCCCGCTCGCGGCGGAGGACGGCAGCTTCGCTCGTTCCTACGTGTGCCTCAAGGAGCACGAGTCGCGCTGCTATGGCCGTCCATACGTTGTTGACGTGGCCTGCTTCAACGAGTGGGCGACGGAAGAGGCCGCTTTCGCGTCGAGCGTCAAGAGCAAGCGTGGCAACACGGCCGTTGTTCGCCGTGCCCCGTACAAGATTGGCAAGCTGGAGCTCCAGTTGCTGTTCGTTCCTCGTCCTAAGGGAtccgccgaggaggacatgcCCAAGAGCATGAACTCCTGCATCAGAgagctcaaggccgccgaggagcgccTCGCGAAGAACTGGGAGGGCCACTTGAgccagcagggcggcgactgcCCG TACTGGCGTCGACGATACTTCAAGCTCGTCGGTCACAAGCTCACAGCCTACCACGAGGCCACTCGTCAACCCCGTGCCACGATCAACCTGGCCAATGCCAAGCGTCTCATCGACGACCGACGTGCGCTgacggagaaggagacgaccggcaagggcggccggcgtcggcgatcTGCGTTtgccgaagaggaagaaggttACATGTTCGTCGAGGAGGGATTCCGTATCCGCTTCAACAACGGCGAGACGATCGACTTCTATGCCGATACggccgaggacaaggccGGCTGGCTGCAGGCTCTTACCGATCTCGTCGGCCGtggcgacagcgacgacgaggtcagCGGGCCTCGCAAGCCGGGCAAGTG GCACGACGGCGTTTGGGCATTGCTTtggatggcggcggaggaagaTCCTGAGATTGt GTGGGGTGG TGGATTTCTAGGAGCAGCAgaagcggcagcagcagcagcagcaaccacCCACGAGCGGAAGCACCCACCTCATCTTGCCGCTAAG CCGAAATGCATGGGACACCAACTTGGTGAAGGTAAAGGGTTCTCCGAGACAATTGATTGGGTCGAGACTGGG GCCAACCCCGACTATCTCTCGGTCAATTGGgaagctggcggcggcggcgccttcgccgtcaTCCCTCTCGGCGAGACGGGCAAGGTCCCCGATCAAATCCCGCTGTTTCGCGGCCATACTGCCACCGTCCTGGATACCGACTG GAACCCCTTCAACGACCGCGTCATCGCATCCGGTTCCGAGGATGGGAAGGTCTTCATCTGGCAGGTCCCTGAGAACTTCACTCTCTACACGGATGCCGAGGAACCCGCCGACGTCTCTCCCGTCGGCAAGCTCGCCGGCCACTCGAG AAAGGTTGGCCAGGTCCAGTTCAACCCCGCTGCCGAGAACATCCTTGCGTCCGCGTCCGGCGACTTCACGATCAAGCTGTGGGACATCAACAGCGGCTCGTCCACCCACACCCTGAAGCACAACGACATTGTGCAGAGCCTGTCGTGGAACGCCAGTGGTTCGATGCTGGTGACGACGTCTCGCGACAAGAAGATCCGCGTGTGGGATGTACGCGCCGAGAAGCCAGTCCACGAGGCCCCTGGCCACCCAGGCGCCAAGAACAGCAGAGCCGTGTGGATGGGCGAGCACAACCGTTTCGCCACCGCCGGTTTCTCGCGCATGAGTGAGCGTCAGCTCGCCCTGTGGGAGCCCGGTCGCAATGAGCCCATTGGAGGCTTCTCCATGCTGGATTCGATCTCGGGTGTCATTATGCCTTTCTGGG ACGACGGATCCAACTGCTTGTATCTTGCCGGCAAGGG TGACGGCAACATCCGCTACTACGAGTACGAAAACGACAAGTTCGAGTACCTGAGCGAGTACAAGTCCGCCGAGCCCCAGAGAGGCATTGCCTTCGTTCCCCGCCGCGGCATTAAC GTGCACGAGAACGAGGTCATGAGAGCTTACAAGACGGTCAACGATACCTACATCGAGCCCATCTCCTTCACCGTCCCCCGGAGAGCCGAGACCTTCCAGTCCGACATCTTCCCCCCCGCTTCTGGTCTCAAGCCTGCCGTCAGCGCCAAGGAGTGgctcgagggcaaggagggcattCCCACCAAGATCGACCTCGAAAGCGTGTATGAGGGTACTGCTCCCAAGGAGGTTGCCTCTGACTACAAGCCCCCTGTGATTGCCTCTGCTCCCACGCCAGCTGCCAAGCCTGCGCCGAAGCCCGCTCCTGCTCCAGAGCCTACCCCGGTTGcgcgctcgccgccgccttcgatgaaggagcagcaggcctccatctccagcatggcgtccAAGTTCAAGGACAACGAGCCTGCTGAGctggaggatgacgatgatgacaaCTCTAGCTTCGAGGAGGTGCAGAGACCAGCTCAgcgcgctgctgctcctgcgGCTGCCTCTGTTCCTGTCCGTGTTGAGCCCGCCAAGATCCCTCCCCCTATCAAGGCTGTCTCCCCCCCTCAGATCAAGTCGCCTCCCGCCCAGCAGTCGCCTGTTAAGCCAGCATCGGCCAACTCGCCTGCATCCTCGACACACATCGAGTCGTCCCTGGATCAGATTAGACAGATGCTTGAGCAGCAGACCAAGCTCATCAACAAGCAGAATGACAAAATTAGCCAGCTTTCAGCTGAAGTTGAGGGGCTGAAGCGCAAGGTGAACGCCGGAGGGTCGCAGGATCAGAGCGAGAGGATCAGACAGTTGGAGCTTGAGCTTGAAGCTGCACGCTCTTGA